A genomic segment from Drosophila miranda strain MSH22 chromosome 3, D.miranda_PacBio2.1, whole genome shotgun sequence encodes:
- the LOC108159260 gene encoding uncharacterized protein LOC108159260 isoform X1: protein MKTNVAAAAVIRKSNAQQSTTRIFTSTPNNSRQPTEITSPLFRNCVGAVEAADKGGVGVGVTLTTFDPRLKKAALFLGILIIGYKSVILSMPYINTDSVQQLTGYVQGQWSEALGWSERHQLVSKLSPLLCGLIVATFAYGMVYLDSAVPGVTPPSPFSPRSKQRFRQQKSASLHLGYLCALFSGLLVTIFMYFDF, encoded by the exons ATGAAAACAAACGTCGCCGCTGCGGCTGTCATTCGAAAATCAAACGCGCAACAGAGCACAACACGGATATTCACATCGACCCCAAATAATAGTCGTCAGCCCACAGAAATTACATCGCCACTTTTCCGTAACTGTGTAGGTGCAGTCGAAGCGGCTGACAAGGGCGGCGTAGGCGTGGGCGTGACACTGACAACCTTCGACCCGCGGCTCAAGAAAGCAGCGCTTTTTCTGGGTATACTCATCATTGGATACAAGAGCGTCATTCTAAGCA TGCCGTACATCAACACAGACAGCGTTCAACAGTTGACCGGCTATGTACAGGGTCAATGGAGCGAGGCCTTGGGCTGGTCTGAGAGGCACCAACTGGTCTCCAAGTTGAGCCCACTGTTGTGTGGCCTCATCGTGGCCACATTCGCCTACGGAATGGTTTACTTGGACAGCGCAGTGCCAGGTGTGACGCCACCCTCGCCCTTTTCGCCCCGTTCGAAACAGCG TTTCCGTCAGCAGAAGAGTGCGTCGCTTCACTTGGGCTATCTGTGCGCTCTGTTCTCCGGATTGCTGGTTACGATCTTTATGTACTTTGATTTTTAA
- the LOC108159260 gene encoding uncharacterized protein LOC108159260 isoform X2 has product MSRPARNFFNFAQNPPTTSSVEVFSVFYENLNFNCGMPYINTDSVQQLTGYVQGQWSEALGWSERHQLVSKLSPLLCGLIVATFAYGMVYLDSAVPGVTPPSPFSPRSKQRFRQQKSASLHLGYLCALFSGLLVTIFMYFDF; this is encoded by the exons ATGTCACGTCCCGCTAGAAACTTCTTTAATTTCGCTCAGAATCCGCCAACAACTTCGTCTGTTGAGGTATTTTCGGTTTTCTATGAAAACTTGAACTTTAATTGCGGTA TGCCGTACATCAACACAGACAGCGTTCAACAGTTGACCGGCTATGTACAGGGTCAATGGAGCGAGGCCTTGGGCTGGTCTGAGAGGCACCAACTGGTCTCCAAGTTGAGCCCACTGTTGTGTGGCCTCATCGTGGCCACATTCGCCTACGGAATGGTTTACTTGGACAGCGCAGTGCCAGGTGTGACGCCACCCTCGCCCTTTTCGCCCCGTTCGAAACAGCG TTTCCGTCAGCAGAAGAGTGCGTCGCTTCACTTGGGCTATCTGTGCGCTCTGTTCTCCGGATTGCTGGTTACGATCTTTATGTACTTTGATTTTTAA
- the LOC117187752 gene encoding serine/threonine-protein kinase hippo-like produces MAGNMSSSSNGELKKLSEESLLQPPEKVFDIMYKLGEGSYGSVYKALHKESCSIVAIKLVPVESDLHEIIKEISIMQQCDSPYVVRYYGSYFKQYDLWICMEYCGAGSVSDIMRLRKKTLTEDEIATIMSDTLKGLVYLHLRRKIHRDIKAANILLNTEGYAKLADFGVAGQLTDTMAKRNTVIGTPFWMAPEVIEEIGYDCVADIWSLGITALEMAEGKPPYGDIHPMRAIFMIPQKPPPSFREPDRWSTEFIDFVSKCLVKAPDERATATELLEHEFIRNAKHRTILKTMLEETCAIREQQRANRAAGGVLASSQAKSLATQENSMLHNMQEEETEFNGTGKTFIDDPGTLVPEKFGEYQQSSASDATMISHPEPDFDEGTLGPGGVRGLSRATATGATAASASSPLDVPAVDSGTMVELESNLGTMVINSDSDDSTTAKRNDDQKPRNRYRPQFLEHFERKNGGDGRGDDKSAATEYSPAAAEQQQQQQQQEEQHLASGANDLNNWEHNMEMQFQQISAINQYGIQQHQQHQQQHVLMAYPLMNDQLIAINNQQNLLRNNATPLAQQGHPAVAAAQPPPAYQNQHMYAQSHAYVEGEFEFLKFLTFDDLNQRLSNIDHEMELEIEQLNKKYNAKRQPIVDAMNAKRKRQQNINNNLIKI; encoded by the exons ATGGCCGGTAACATGTCTTCCAGTTCGAATGGGGAGTTAAAGAAACTTTCGGAGGAAAGTTTACTACAGCCCCCGGAAAAGGTTTTCGATATTATGTACAAACTGGGCGAGGGAAGTTACGGGTCCGTCTATAAGGCGCTCCACAAAGAGAGCTGCTCCATTGTGGCCATTAAGCTGGTGCCGGTGGAGTCCGACCTGCACGAGATCATAAAGGAGATATCAATTATGCAACAGTGCGATTCTCCGTACGTGGTTCGCTACTACGGGTCTTACTTTAAGCAGTACGATTTGTGGATATGCATGGAATACTGCGGGGCGGGCAGCGTTTCCGACATAATGCGCCTCCGCAAGAAAACGCTGACAGAGGACGAGATAGCCACCATAATGTCGGACACGCTCAAAGGCCTGGTCTATCTGCATCTGCGCCGGAAAATACATCGAGATATCAAGGCTGCCAACATACTGCTCAACACGGAAGGCTATGCCAAGCTGGCCGACTTTGGTGTGGCTGGCCAGCTTACAGACACGATGGCCAAGCGGAACACGGTCATAGGAACTCCCTTCTGGATGGCCCCCGAGGTTATTGAGGAGATTGGCTACGATTGTGTAGCGGATATTTGGTCCCTTGGCATCACAGCCCTTGAAATGGCTGAGGGAAAGCCCCCCTACGGTGATATACATCCCATGCGAGCTATTTTTATGATACCTCAGAAGCCACCACCCTCGTTTCGGGAACCAGACAGATGGAGCACTGAATTTATTGACTTTGTAAGCAAATGCCTGGTGAAGGCTCCCGATGAACGTGCCACAGCTACAGAGTTACTGGAGCATGAATTCATCCGCAATGCCAAGCACCGTACCATATTGAAGACCATGCTGGAGGAGACCTGTGCCATTCGAGAACAACAGCGGGCCAATCGGGCTGCTGGCGGAGTGTTGGCCTCCAGTCAGGCCAAGAGTCTTGCCACACAGGAGAACAGTATGCTACACAACATGCAAGAGGAAGAAACAGAGTTCAACGGCACGGGCAAGACCTTCATTGATGATCCTGGCACGCTGGTACCTGAAAAATTCGGTGAATATCAGCAAAGCTCCGCTTCAGATGCAACCATGATATCGCATCCGGAGCCAGACTTTGACGAAGGCACCTTGGGACCGGGTGGCGTACGAGGTTTGAGCAGGGCAACGGCAACCGGCGCGACTGCTGCGTCTGCATCATCACCTCTGGATGTACCAGCAGTCGATAGTGGTACGATGGTGGAGCTGGAGTCAAACTTGG GCACAATGGTGATTAACTCTGACTCGGACGATTCGACAACAGCTAAGCGCAATGACGATCAGAAACCTCGCAACCGGTATCGTCCTCAGTTCCTGGAGCATTTCGAACGTAAAAATGGGGGCGATGGACGGGGCGACGACAAGTCGGCGGCTACAGAGTATTCCCCTGCGGCagccgagcagcagcagcagcagcaacaacaggagGAGCAGCATCTGGCCAGTGGAGCCAACGATTTAAACAACTGGGAGCACAACATGGAAATGCAGTTCCAGCAGATATCCGCAATCAATCAGTACGGGATacagcaacaccagcagcaccagcagcagcatgtaCTCATGGCCTATCCACTGATGAATGATCAGCTCATTGCCATCAACAATCAACAGAATCTTCTGCGCAACAATGCCACGCCCCTCGCTCAGCAGGGACACCCGGCTGTGGCTGCAGCTCAACCGCCGCCCGCATATCAGAATCAACATATGTACGCGCAATCGCACGCATATGTGGAGGGTGAATTTGAGTTCCTTAAGTTTCTTACCTTCGACGATCTAAATCAGCGTCTTAGCAACATTGACCACGAAATGGAGCTGGAGATTGAGCAGTTGAATAAGAAATACAATGCCAAGCGGCAGCCCATTGTGGATGCCATGAATGCAAAGCGCAAACGCCAGCAGAATATCAATAATAATCTGATTAAGATATAG
- the LOC108159261 gene encoding sister chromatid cohesion protein PDS5 homolog B, translated as MTDIVYPNGCRPLVEDLGTDELIRRLKTLANVLQTMDQDDNLYQQYIPLALHLLDDFFMQHTSRDVQLLIACCIADVLRVYAPEAPYKEQDQIKSIFKFFIKQLHGLKEPRDPSFKRYFYLLENLAFVKSFNMCFELEDCQEIFQDLFSTIFKIVNNQHSAKITNFFLDVLSPLITEADNLSVELLDLLLINIVEPNKSSNRCAAHLTEQLLAKTGDALESPIKMFFNRALVMDKPNNKLSITNKIYDIIYEVNRINPDLLYSVLPQLENKLLSTDDAERLKATTLLSRMFSEKDSQLSQKYQNLLRTFLGRFCDISEAVRVKCVQSSMHFLLNHPHLEPDITEKLRLRNHDLDENVRHEVVMAIVATAKREFSVVIEAPELLEIVRERTLDKKYKIRRDAMNGLAYIYKVAICEPNSLSADAKQRVDWIKNKILHGYYKVGLEDRLLVERLLITSLVPYKLGPEERMKKLYHLLGDLDANATKAFVELQKNQMKTRNTVSDWIKLHHSKEFTPRVLGQLAVKQTTISKLLPDPLKASEYLTQFSNNLRKDAQLLRCINIVLKRDVSCRECADTMGTLLKKLGSHVQSNLYYNTVKMLIERVASVMVDKESIGVLIGLIDQCIQGGSICEEIGISSEEAGERGLKLLSMLSYVFSAHFFTDTSLRHLIALLSYEHDYVAPLVLKTLTHLGRYQPLIDATPAILNELAPICRDFALIGTPKQAKHAVRCIFVNSQSSAPTDGAGGGGSASTTTQTVHPIFNEIIEALRLKLTPNCEHQRTKIVALGHIAYNMPQAFLTPIKNMIARRIVKELLIQEVPVQRDYDLPDDADWCAEEDLPPDTLCKLDALKAMARWLLGLRTDEHAAQKTFRMLAAFVNQRGDLLAQNRLCGAEKSWLRLGAACAMLKVCEQKGVGDQYSAEQYLQLSQLMTDPVPQVREIFARKLHKGLGRSLPRNCLPLDFMGLYVLAGLETDRKLQDLVRHYVDTDVNKRREYLKTVAMTSPDSSTESQSLHILPDYMLAFAIPVLVHDPGYTNHEDYVQLRKMEKCLRFILEPLMAKRESFVYGFYKQLLQLIKHREFSQGSDKRDNYKMWALCDLAMYIIDSKMGHISESNSNTFSMPLALPEMYYKQPAAANFQNNEVYIPLDVYTLGAKVNKATTTAMASSRAVAAPKRPAEPSLSDDEDPQENNLFDNIRAADTTEPTAKRTRGGAGAAKS; from the exons TGGGCACAGACGAGCTCATACGCCGCCTTAAG ACACTCGCCAATGTCCTGCAGACCATGGACCAGGATGACAATCTCTATCAACAGTATATACCATTGGCACTCCACCTGCTGGACGACTTCTTTATGCAGCATACATCCCGCGATGTCCAACTGCTGATAGCGTGCTGCATAGCGGATGTATTGCGCGTATATGCGCCTGAGGCCCCCTACAAAGAGCAAGATCAAATCAAAAGCATTTTCAAGTTTTTTATCAAACAATTGCACGGTCTAAAGGAACCCCGCGATCCGTCCTTCAAGCGTTACTTTTATCTATTGGAGAACTTAGCCTTTGTCAAGTCTTTCAACATGTGCTTCGAGCTCGAGGACTGCCAGGAAATCTTCCAAGACCTGTTTAGTACcatttttaaaattgtgaa CAATCAGCACAGTGCCAAGATCACAAACTTTTTCCTGGACGTGCTGAGTCCCCTGATAACCGAGGCTGACAATTTGTCCGTGGAACTTCTGGACCTCTTACTGATTAACATAGTGGAACCAAATAAATCAAGCAACAGATGTGCTGCACATCTAACCGAGCAACTGCTCGCCAAGACCGGTGACGCATTGGAGTCCCCAATCAAAATG TTCTTTAACCGTGCATTGGTCATGGATAAGCCGAACAACAAACTGTCTATTACAAACAAAATCTATGATATCATCTATGAGGTTAATCGCATCAATCCCGATCTTCTGTACTCCGTGCTGCCCCAATTGGAGAACAAACTACTGTCCACTGATGATGCAGAAAGGCTGA AAGCCACCACGTTGCTGTCGCGCATGTTCTCCGAGAAGGACTCGCAGCTGTCGCAGAAATATCAAAACCTGTTACGCACCTTCTTGGGCCGATTCTGCGATATCTCGGAGGCAGTGCGTGTCAAGTGCGTACAATCGTCCATGCATTTTCTTCTAAATCACCCACATCTGGAACCTGATATAACGGAAAAGTTGCGCCTTCGTAATCACGATTTGGACGAAAATGTGCGCCACGAAGTGGTCATGGCCATTGTGGCGACGGCCAAGCGGGAATTCAGCGTAGTAATAGAGGCGCCCGAACTACTCGAGATTGTGCGCGAGCGGACGCTGGACAAAAAATACAAGATTCGACGAGACGCCATGAATGGCCTGGCCTACATCTACAAAGTGGCCATCTGCGAACCAAATAGCTTGAGTGCTGATGCCAAGCAAAGAGTGGACTGGATCAAGAACAAGATACTGCACGGCTACTACAAGGTGGGTCTGGAGGATCGCCTGCTAGTAGAGCGTTTGCTCATCACCTCATTGGTTCCCTACAAACTGGGGCCCGAGGAGCGCATGAAGAAACTGTACCATCTGCTGGGCGATCTTGATGCGAATGCTACCAAGGCCTTTGTTGAACTGCAAAAGAATCAAATGAAGACACGCAACACGGTTAGCGATTGGATCAAGCTGCATCACTCCAAGGAGTTTACTCCCCGGGTGCTCGGTCAACTGGCTGTTAAACAGACCACCATTTCCAA ATTGCTTCCCGATCCCTTGAAAGCTTCCGAATATCTCACACAATTCAGTAACAATCTACGCAAAGATGCCCAGCTGTTGCGCTGCATCAACATTGTCCTGAAGCGCGATGTCAGCTGTCGTGAGTGTGCCGACACTATGGGCACCCTTCTGAAAAAGCTGGGCTCCCACGTTCAATCAAATCTGTACTACAATACGGTCAAGATGCTGATTGAGCGCGTGGCCTCCGTGATGGTGGATAAGGAGTCTATTGGTGTGCTGATAGG CCTGATTGACCAATGCATTCAGGGTGGTTCTATATGCGAAGAGATTGGCATATCGTCCGAGGAGGCAGGCGAGCGCGGACTCAAGCTTCTGAGT ATGCTCTCATATGTTTTCTCGGCTCACTTTTTCACCGATACCTCTTTGCGTCATTTGATCGCCTTGCTCAGCTATGAGCACGATTATGTGGCGCCACTGGTGCTGAAGACCCTCACGCATTTGGGACGCTATCAACCGTTGATTGACGCCACGCCGGCGATTCTCAATGAGTTGGCTCCAATCTGCCGAGACTTTGCCTTAATTGGAACACCCAAGCAGGCCAAGCACGCGGTACGTTGTATTTTCGTCAACAGTCAATCGTCGGCGCCCACCGATGGAGCTGGAGGTGGCGGAAGTGCATCGACCACGACACAGACGGTGCATCCCATTTTCAACGAGATCATTGAGGCACTGCGTCTGAAGCTGACACCAAATTGCGAGCATCAGCGCACGAAAATAGTGGCCCTGGGCCACATTGCCTACAACATGCCTCAGGCGTTCCTCACACCCATCAAGAACATGATTGCCCGCCGTATTGTCAAGGAGCTGCTCATTCAGGAGGTGCCAGTGCAGCGGGACTACGATCTGCCCGACGATGCTGATTGGTGTGCCGAAGAAGATCTCCCGCCAGACACGCTGTGCAAGCTGGATGCCCTAAAGGCCATGGCCCGCTGGCTGCTCGGCCTGCGCACGGATGAACACGCTGCCCAGAAGACATTCCGGATGTTGGCCGCCTTTGTCAATCAACGTGGCGATCTTCTCGCCCAGAATCGTCTCTGTGGAGCTGAGAAGTCCTGGCTACGCTTGGGCGCTGCTTGTGCGATGCTCAAGGTTTGTGAACAGAAGGGCGTAGGCGATCAGTACAGTGCCGAGCAGTATTTGCAGCTCTCTCAGCTTATG ACTGATCCGGTGCCACAGGTGCGGGAAATCTTTGCACGCAAGCTGCACAAGGGCCTAGGCAGGAGCCTGCCAAGGAATTGCTTACCCTTGGACTTTATGGGCTTGTACGTGCTTGCTGGCCTGGAAACTGACAGAAA ATTGCAAGACCTGGTGCGTCACTATGTGGACACGGATGTGAACAAACGTCGGGAATATCTCAAGACTGTTGCTATGACCT CCCCCGACAGCTCAACGGAATCACAATCGCTGCACATTCTACCTGACTACATGCTGGCTTTTGCCATTCCCGTGCTGGTCCACGATCCAGGCTATACGAATCACGAGGACTATGTTCAGCTGCGAAAAATGGAGAAATGTCTGCGCTTCATACTGGAACCGCTGATGGCCAAGCGGGAATCCTTCGTCTATGGTTTCTACAAGCAACTCCTTCAGCTGATAAAGCACCGCGAATTCAGTCAAGGTTCCGACAAGCGCGATAACTAT AAAATGTGGGCACTCTGCGATCTCGCCATGTATATTATCGACTCGAAGATGGGACACATCAGTGAAAGCAACTCGAACACATTCTCCATGCCACTGGCATTGCCAGAAATGTATTATAAGCAGCCTGCCGCTGCAAACTTCCAGAACAACGAGGTCTATATACCGCTGGACGTGTatacgttgggcgccaaagtGAATAAAGCCACCACGACAGCAATGGCATCGTCTCGAGCGGTTGCTGCTCCGAAAAGGCCCGCAGAGCCGTCCCTCTCAGATGATGAGGATCCACAG GAGAACAATCTTTTTGATAACATCCGAGCAGCAGACACAACAGAGCCTACTGCCAAGCGAACGCGTGGAGGAGCCGGCGCAGCCAAATCGTAG
- the LOC108159338 gene encoding rab proteins geranylgeranyltransferase component A, protein MADDLPEQFDLIVIGTGFTESCIAAAASRVGKSVLHLDINDYYGNVWGSLGVEDLISLLAREAAPHSTLRNGSYHWHEQSAATPTSETEEMKVETMQPWTRETVLAMSRRFCIDLCPRVLYSAGELVQLLITSNICRYTEFRAVDNVCMHQNGTIVSVPCSRSDIFNTKSLTIVEKRLLMKFMNACNDYGEDKCNEDTLAFRGRTFFDYLKAQRVTEKIASCVMQAIAMCGPDTSFEEGMLRTQRFLRSLGRYGNTPFLYPMYGCGEFPQSFCRQCAVYGGIYCLKRSVDDCSVDANSNEVLISSAGTTFRAKHVVSAPRYLPASRDYVMRPHLSRGLFLSSTPLGNDVLNKGGGGVNILRLMDNEGAREAIFIQLSHYSGACPKGLYLFHLTTPAISDDPEADLRIFTLQLFQYADPEIIFSSYFTLTAQSQPDKGGADDIVYYTDAPSYEMDYYDAIANARHIFGKLYTDVEFLPRAPDVEEIVVDGEDPSALNEHSLPDDLRAQLQDMQQATEEMDIQD, encoded by the exons ATGGCGGATGACTTGCCGGAGCAGTTTGACTTAATAGTCATAGGCACAG GCTTCACTGAATCTTGCATTGCCGCGGCGGCCAGTCGGGTGGGCAAGTCCGTGCTCCATTTGGACATCAATGACTACTACGGTAATGTCTGGGGTTCATTAGGCGTTGAAGACCTGATAAGTCTGTTGGCCAGGGAAGCTGCACCGCACTCGACGCTACGCAATGGAAGCTACCACTGGCACGAGCAATCTGCTGCCACTCCCACGTCAGAAACGGAAGAGATGAAAGTAGAGACTATGCAGCCATGGACCCGGGAGACAGTGCTGGCCATGTCGCGTCGATTCTGCATTGATCTCTGCCCACGTGTTCTCTACTCCGCTGGAGAGCTGGTGCAGCTGCTTATCACGTCCAACATTTGTCGTTATACGGAATTCCGTGCCGTGGATAATGTGTGTATGCATCAAAACGGAACGATCGTTTCGGTACCCTGTTCGCGCAGTGATATCTTTAATACGAAGTCGTTGACTATAGTGGAGAAGCGATTGCTGATGAAATTTATGAACGCGTGCAATGACTACGGCGAGGACAAGTGCAACGAGGATACTCTGGCCTTCCGGGGCAGAACGTTTTTCGACTATCTGAAGGCCCAGCGTGTGACCGAGAAGATTGCCTCATGCGTGATGCAGGCCATTGCCATGTGTGGTCCTGACACTAGCTTTGAGGAGGGAATGCTGCGCACTCAACGATTTCTACGCAGCCTCGGTCGTTATGGCAACACGCCCTTTCTTTATCCCATGTACGGGTGTGGGGAATTTCCTCAGAGCTTCTGTCGTCAGTGTGCTGTATACGGGGGCATTTATTGCTTGAAACGATCTGTGGATGACTGTAGCGTGGACGCCAACTCGAATGAAGTTTTGATAAGCAGCGCTGGAACAACGTTCCGCGCGAAACATGTGGTTTCTGCTCCTAGATATCTGCCAGCATCGCGCGACTACGTGATGCGACCTCATCTATCTCGCGGCTTGTTTCTATCCTCCACTCCTTTGGGCAACGACGTGCTGAATAAAGGTGGCGGTGGTGTTAATATCCTCCGTCTGATGGACAACGAAGGAGCGCGGGAGGCCATCTTCATCCAGCTCTCGCACTATTCTGGAGCTTGCCCGAAGGGATTGT ACCTCTTCCATCTGACTACGCCCGCTATTTCGGATGATCCTGAGGCCGATCTAAGGATATTTACATtgcagcttttccagtacGCCGATCCAGAAATCATATTCAGTTCATACTTTACGCTTACTGCGCAATCACAACCGGATAAAGGTGGCGCGGATGATATCGTTTACTATACAGACGCGCCTAGCTACGAGATGGACTATTATGATGCCATTGCCAATGCCCGTCACATCTTTGGCAAGCTCTACACGGATGTGGAATTTTTACCACGTGCCCCAGATGTTGAAGAGATTGTCGTCGATGGCGAGGATCCAAGTGCCTTGAACGAGCATAGTTTGCCGGACGATTTGCGTGCACAGCTGCAGGACATGCAACAGGCGACTGAAGAAATGGATATACAAGACTAG